Proteins encoded by one window of Lathyrus oleraceus cultivar Zhongwan6 chromosome 1, CAAS_Psat_ZW6_1.0, whole genome shotgun sequence:
- the LOC127095581 gene encoding uncharacterized protein LOC127095581, with protein sequence MEQLQENQVVLQEEVSQMRSQMRQLMETIQAVARGQEIMEKMQEEMNQRASTTNPPTPRTVENPTPVPQLDPPININAPGGVPNDNPRPHALETDDQLDAFFIPRDASQDDAFGSATNKVERKVKAIEEKLKAMGSTDILGLDAAEMCLVPGVIIPAKFKVPDFEKYKGNSDSRTHIRAYCRKMAAYSSDDQLLMHFFQDFLSGASLDWYMQLEGNHIHTWREMAEAFLKHYQYNTDMAPNRTQLQNLTQRSEESFKEYAQRWRELAARVQPPLLERELVDMFMGNLQGPYLDRMVGSTSSGFSDLVLAGERIENMIKMGKIQNSASTSSASKKPFVPYGKKREGETNVASIIRTRNPTYPQVAAIAPVQPSQQQPLAIPVQTQQQQRYQQQPQHQQPQYQQQQRMRRPERRFDPVPMPYSHILPYLLRGSLVQLRELGPPPAVLPPGYDANARCEFHSGAPGHSIENCKALKYKVQDLIDSKAITFAPKRPNVNNNPMPPHNNASVNMMEADNGRKLMACVDELKTPLIEIKNDLMKNNVFPICGNSCEHCLINPQQCGTLKSVIQQLMNQGILVVDCPSTKEDVSTLEIPYDEVPPLQIPYDFSQLTLSTNPVTPIVITVPTPFPYVDTKAVPWMYDTSVYIQGQMVQEEPLKSSDPMININGTSGVTRSGRIFAPTPTPIGTINPSTSDKGKQIDGAQQRQDPTPSGEVDEFLRIIKKSDYRVIDQLNQTPSKISMLSLLMCSEAHREALVKFLRTDHVPQEISVCQFEGVVNNIATSLSLVLSRVLVDTGSSLNVMPKSSFAKLTIEGLVMKPSELIVRAFDGTRRTVIADDKLVVVEGEEDIMVSHLASFRYVEGEGEIREVPFQSFEVINVEMVCPARDESKDVESPMASLKDALTIIKDGHPQGWGRLLELPANKDRTGLGYNSQNLKKPAPIATRGSVLPLSDNFSSVGYLDDNRICAVEEEEEEEDDGLIFTKTDGNGATKWTEFEIPKVTLIKISSSTTTNDNSATVSYSFDNPINQADEECEEEAELPEELARLLKREEKVIQPHEESVEVINLRTDEEAKEVRVGSALQDEVKTKLIELLKEYKDVFAWSYQDMPGLDTDIVVHHLSLKEECSPVKQKLRRTRPDMAMKIKEEVQKQLNAGFLAVSNYPQWIANIVPVPKKDGKVRMCIDYRNLNRASPKDDFPLPHIDVLVDNTAQFSVFSFMDVFVDFWVLLIVNLCSVLRFGFDLEADSKNFL encoded by the exons ATGGAGCAACTTCAAGAGAACCAAGTTGTCCTTCAAGAAGAAGTATCCCAAATGCGGTCCCAAATGCGGCAATTGATGGAGACTATTCAAGCAGTCGCAAGAGGTCAGGAGATTATGGAAAAAATGCAAGAAGAAATGAACCAACGTGCCAGTACTACCAATCCTCCTACTCCTCGAACGGTCGAGAATCCGACTCCAGTTCCTCAACTTGATCCTCCAATCAACATTAATGCACCCGGCGGTGTTCCAAACGATAATCCTCGTCCTCATGCTCTTGAGACAGACGACCAACTTGATGCATTCTTCATCCCAAGGGACGCTTCTCAAGATGACGCCTTCGGTTCTGCAACCAACAAGGTGGAAAGGAAGGTAAAGGCTATCGAGGAAAAGCTCAAGGCAATGGGGAGCACCGACATTTTAGGCCTCGATGCGGCAGAAATGTGCTTAGTACCTGGGGTCATCATTCCGGCCAAGTTCAAAGTtccggactttgaaaaatataagggaaatagcGACTCTAGGACACACATTAGGGCATACTGCCGAAAGATGGCTGCCTATTCCAGCGATGATCAACTTCTAATGCATTTTTTCCAGGATTTCCTCagtggggcatctttggattggtacatgcaACTCGAGGGCAACCATATTCACACCTGGAGGGAAATGGCTGAGGCATTCCTCAAGCactatcagtacaacactgatatGGCACCTAATCGCACGCAGTTGCAAAATTTGACTCAGAGGTCTGAGGAgtccttcaaagagtatgcccagcgGTGGAGGGAATTAGCTGCTAGGGTACAACCCCCATTGCTAGAAAGAGAACTGGTAGACATGTTTATGGGAAACTTGCAAGGTCCATACCTTGATAGAATGGTAGGGAGCACCTCTTCAGGCTTTTCCGACCTGGTCTTAGCCGGTGAAAGGATAGAAAATATGATTAAAATGGGAAAGATCCAGAACTCTGCCAGTACTTCTAGTGCATCAAAGAAACCTTTTGTTCCCTATGGTAAAAAACGAGAAGGCGAGACCAATGTTGCCTCCATCATTCGAACAAGAAATCCCACTTATCCACAAGTGGCTGCCATAGCTCCCGTCCAACCAAGTCAACAACAACCATTGGCAATTCCTgttcaaactcaacaacaacaacggtatcaacaacaaccgcaacatCAGCAGccacaatatcaacaacaacaaaggatGCGAAGGCCCGAGAGAAGATTTGACCCAGTTCCCATGCCTTATAGCCACATTCTACCATATTTATTGAGGGGATCACTTGTGCAACTAAGAGAGTTAGGACCCCCTCCAGCGGTTCTTCCTCCCGGTTATGATGCAAATGCCCGCTGTGAATTTCATTCTGGCGCTCCCGGGCATTCGATCGAGAATTGTAAAGCATTAAAATACAAGGTTCAAGATCTTATTGACTCTAAGGCAATCACGTTCGCCCCCAAGAGGCCGAATGTGAATAATAACCCGATGCCCCCTCACAATAATGCATCGGTGAATATGATGGAAGCTGACAATGGAAGGAAATTGATGGCCTGTGTGGACGAGTTAAAAACACCACTCATCGAGATCAAGAATGATTTAATGAAGAATAATGTATTTCCCATCTGTGGTAATTCCTGTGAACACTGTCTGATTAACCCGCAACAATGTGGAACATTGAAGTCTGTCATACAACAATTAATGAACCAAGGGATCTTGGTGGTAGACTGTCCGTCCACAAAGGAAGATGTGTCTACCCTCGAGATACCATACGATGAAGTCCCTCCTCTGCAAATTCCATATGACTTCTCTCAGTTAACTCTATCGACAAATCCTGTTACTCCAATCGTAATAACAGTTCCCACACCATTCCCATATGTTGACACCAAGGCAGTCCCATGGATGTATGACACCTCAGTCTACATTCAGGGTCAGATGGTGCAAGAAGAACCGTTGAAGTCTAGTGACCCAATGATCAATATCAATGGCACTAGCGGAGTCACGAGAAGTGGAAGGATATTTGCACCGACACCCACTCCAATTGGAACTATCAATCCTTCAACTTCAGACAAAGGCAAACAAATTGATGGCGCTCAGCAAAGACAAGACCCCACACCTTCAGGTGAAGTAGACGAGTTCTTACGCAtcatcaagaagagcgattatCGAGTAATTGATCAACTTAACCAGACACCCTCGAAGATCTCAATGTTGTCTCTATTGATGTGCTCGGAGGCCCATAGGGAGGCTTTGGTAAAGTTTCTGAGGACAGATCATGTACCACAAGAGATATCTGTTTGTCAGTTTGAAGGAGTAGTTAACAATATCGCTACTAGCTTAAGCTTAG TCCTATCAAGAGTTTTGGTAGACACTGGGTCTTCCCTCAATGTGATGCCTAAGAGTTCCTTTGCTAAACTAACTATTGAAGGACTCGTAATGAAGCCGAGTGAGCTTATAGTAAGAGCATTTGATGGGACTAGAAGGACTGTAATCG CTGATGATAAGCTAGTTGTTGTCGAGGGTGAGGAGGACATTATGGTAAGTCACCTCGCATCTTTCCGATACGTTGAAGGAGAAGGGGAGATAAGAGAAGTCCCATTCCAATCATTCGAAGTTATCAATGTTGAAATGGTTTGCCCAGCAAGGGATGAATCAAAAGATGTCGAATCTCCCATGGCATCTCTTAAAGACGCCCTGACAATTATAAAGGATGGACACCCCCAAGGATGGGGAAGATTGCTTGAACTCCCTGCCAACAAGGACCGCACCGGTTTGGGATACAACTCCCAAAATTTGAAGAAGCCCGCGCCGATAGCTACAAGGGGATCAGTGCTCCCGCTGTCCGACAACTTCTCAAGTGTTGGTTACCTGGATGACAATCGTATTTGTGCcgtggaagaagaagaagaagaagaagatgatggcTTGATCTTCACAAAGACTGATGGAAATGGTGCCACCAAATGGACCGAGTTTGAAATACCTAAAGTGACCTTGATTAAAAT ATCATCCTCGACAACCACCAATGACAATTCTGCTACAGTCTCATACAGCTTTGACAACCCGATTAATCAAGCTGATGAAGAGTGTGAGGAAGAGGCCGAACTCCCAGAAGAATTGGCAAGGCTTCTCAAGCGAGAGGAAAAAGTCATTCAGCCGCACGAAGAATCAGTGGAAGTGATTAACCTTAGGACAGATGAGGAAGCGAAAGAAGTCCGAGTCGGCTCTGCTCTACAAGACGAGGTGAAGACAAAATTGATTGAGCTCTTGAAGGAATACAaagatgtgtttgcatggtcataccaagatatgcccgGCCTCGATACTGACATTGTGGTCCATCATCTATCCCTTAAAGAAGAATGTTCTCCAGTAAAGCAAAAACTACGAAGAACCCGTCCCgacatggctatgaaaatcaaggaggaggtacaaaagcagcTCAACGCCGGCTTCCTAGCGGTCTCCAATTATCCTCAATGGATAGCTAAcattgtgcctgtacctaagaaggatggcaaagtaaGGATGTGCATAGATTACAGAAATCTAAATagagcaagtcccaaagatgactttccacttccaCACATTGACGTGCTAGTAGATAATACCGCCCAGTTCTCtgttttctcttttatggatg